From the genome of Sulfitobacter sp. DSM 110093, one region includes:
- a CDS encoding VOC family protein, with the protein MPIKYLHTMVRVKDLDASIAFYKLLGLVERRRIDNEGGRFTLVFLCPPDQADGHADVELTYNWDGDDELPSDSRHFGHLAYTVENIYETCQMLQDNGVTINRPPREGRMAFVRSPDNISVELLQEGDSLPVQEPWASMENIGHW; encoded by the coding sequence ATGCCCATTAAATATCTGCACACTATGGTGCGCGTAAAGGATCTCGACGCCTCCATCGCATTTTACAAACTTCTGGGCCTTGTTGAGCGGCGCCGCATCGACAACGAGGGTGGCCGTTTCACGTTGGTCTTCCTCTGCCCGCCGGATCAGGCCGATGGTCATGCGGATGTGGAACTGACCTACAACTGGGACGGCGATGATGAATTGCCCAGCGACAGCCGCCATTTCGGCCACCTCGCCTATACGGTCGAGAATATCTACGAAACCTGCCAAATGCTGCAAGACAACGGCGTGACCATTAACCGCCCCCCGCGTGAAGGGCGAATGGCCTTTGTTCGCTCACCTGACAACATCTCGGTTGAGCTGCTGCAAGAAGGCGATTCTCTACCTGTGCAGGAACCTTGGGCCAGCATGGAAAACATCGGCCATTGGTAA
- a CDS encoding surface lipoprotein assembly modifier — protein MMRKLALAAAMSLTVGGNGAAQSTLEPEAARLTAAQLLSRGHAQAAAQITDVLVLRDPKDSTSLILNAHARRRLGDNTRARQAARQGWQAADRPVERYGAAMAMAQALSSDGAKTRAQFWLRRAAHVALDARTRARAIRDYRYVSTTNPWSVNLSFSIDPSDNVNGAPSDNTFVLGGLIFTNPAAVPISGFVLRQDTALRYNFGTTQTERNFVALNWTESHTVFTDDDVPTGVSASDFAFRRVQAQIGRDFTTGPEAPRQTLSLSFGRLWSANDPLADEVKLDWRQTYLRPQQRLFSWNAELGYSHRKDSDLRSGVTATLGSYWARPTKSGGRLSWNAQIGRTDTDSAALTHTALSLGVQYTFSKPVLGATAQIALSTQAKQYDDPLYGPDPRADLGAVVSTSLVFTDFDTYGFAPKLTLEARKTNSNVTRFETENFGLNMGFQSLF, from the coding sequence ATGATGCGAAAGCTGGCCCTCGCCGCTGCGATGAGCCTGACCGTCGGGGGCAATGGCGCAGCGCAATCCACGCTAGAGCCTGAAGCAGCGCGGCTGACCGCCGCGCAATTGCTGTCGCGCGGCCATGCACAGGCCGCAGCCCAGATCACCGATGTGCTGGTGCTCCGCGACCCCAAAGACAGCACCAGCCTAATTCTTAACGCGCATGCCCGGCGTAGATTGGGCGACAACACCCGCGCCCGACAGGCCGCGCGGCAAGGCTGGCAGGCGGCCGACCGACCGGTTGAGCGATATGGCGCTGCGATGGCCATGGCGCAGGCGTTATCATCAGACGGGGCCAAAACACGGGCCCAATTCTGGCTACGCCGGGCGGCGCATGTGGCCCTCGATGCCCGCACCCGCGCCCGCGCCATTCGCGATTACCGCTATGTCAGCACGACGAACCCATGGTCGGTGAACCTGTCCTTCAGCATTGACCCCAGCGACAACGTCAATGGTGCCCCCAGCGATAATACGTTTGTGTTGGGCGGGCTGATTTTTACCAACCCCGCCGCCGTGCCAATCTCGGGCTTCGTACTGCGCCAAGACACGGCGCTGCGCTATAACTTTGGCACCACGCAGACTGAGCGGAATTTCGTTGCCCTGAATTGGACCGAGAGCCACACCGTCTTTACCGATGACGATGTGCCCACCGGGGTCAGCGCCTCTGATTTCGCCTTTCGCCGGGTGCAGGCACAGATCGGGCGCGATTTCACCACCGGTCCAGAGGCACCGCGCCAGACCCTGTCTCTGAGCTTCGGCAGGCTGTGGTCAGCCAATGACCCGCTGGCCGATGAGGTCAAACTCGACTGGCGGCAAACCTATCTCCGGCCCCAGCAACGCCTTTTTTCGTGGAACGCGGAACTTGGTTATTCGCACCGCAAAGATAGTGATCTACGTTCGGGCGTGACGGCGACGCTGGGCAGCTATTGGGCCCGCCCGACCAAAAGTGGCGGACGGCTGTCGTGGAATGCCCAAATTGGGCGCACTGACACCGACAGCGCAGCGCTGACACACACCGCCCTGTCACTGGGCGTGCAGTATACATTTTCCAAACCCGTACTGGGGGCCACCGCGCAGATCGCTTTAAGCACGCAAGCCAAACAATATGACGATCCGCTTTATGGCCCCGACCCGCGCGCCGATCTGGGCGCGGTGGTTTCGACCTCCTTGGTGTTCACCGACTTTGACACCTACGGTTTTGCTCCTAAACTTACCCTTGAAGCGCGGAAGACAAATTCCAATGTCACCCGCTTTGAGACAGAGAATTTCGGTCTGAATATGGGGTTTCAATCCCTATTCTGA
- a CDS encoding thymidylate synthase, producing MKQYHDALREVLEQGVTSTDRTGTGTISHFGMQQRYRMADGFPLVTTKKLHLKSIVHELLWFLAGDTNIAYLKENGVSIWNEWANEDGDLGPVYGHQWRRFPTVGDAIPQPDGTVLHRAGQVDQIAKLVEAIRATPDSRRLIVSAWNPGEVDQMALPPCHTLWQVRIAGGKLHLQLYQRSADMFLGVPFNIASYALLLEMLAHVTGYEPGDFVHSMGDAHIYSNHVEQVQTQLARAPKPLPKLRIGRKVSSIFDFRYEDFTFEGYDPDPAIKAPVAV from the coding sequence GTGAAACAGTACCATGATGCGCTGCGCGAAGTGCTGGAACAGGGGGTGACCTCGACCGACCGAACCGGAACGGGGACGATCTCTCATTTCGGGATGCAGCAACGTTATCGGATGGCTGATGGTTTTCCGCTGGTCACAACCAAGAAACTGCATCTTAAATCCATCGTGCATGAGCTTTTGTGGTTCCTCGCAGGGGATACCAATATCGCCTACCTCAAGGAAAACGGTGTCTCCATTTGGAACGAATGGGCGAATGAAGACGGTGACCTCGGCCCGGTCTATGGCCATCAATGGCGCCGCTTTCCGACGGTGGGGGACGCGATACCGCAACCCGACGGTACGGTGCTGCACCGCGCGGGCCAAGTTGATCAGATCGCAAAGTTGGTAGAGGCGATCCGCGCCACCCCCGACAGCCGCCGCCTCATTGTTTCAGCGTGGAACCCCGGTGAGGTTGACCAGATGGCGCTGCCGCCTTGCCATACGCTGTGGCAAGTGCGCATTGCGGGCGGCAAGCTGCATCTTCAACTCTATCAACGCTCGGCAGATATGTTTCTGGGGGTGCCATTTAACATCGCCTCTTACGCGCTGCTTTTGGAAATGTTGGCCCATGTCACTGGTTACGAACCCGGCGATTTCGTGCATTCCATGGGCGACGCGCATATCTATTCCAACCATGTAGAACAGGTGCAGACCCAGCTTGCGCGGGCTCCAAAACCGCTGCCAAAACTGCGGATTGGCCGCAAGGTTAGTTCGATCTTTGATTTCCGCTATGAGGATTTCACCTTCGAGGGCTATGACCCCGATCCAGCGATCAAAGCACCGGTGGCCGTCTGA
- a CDS encoding dihydrofolate reductase — MLSLIVARARNGAIGKDGDIPWSLPEDLKFFQRETTGGAIIMGRRTWESLPFKPLKNRLNCVVSSADIEGVHVARDPHSALGYCAAEGYRRVYGIGGEGIYRALLPLADRLLVTELDVEIDNADAFFPDFDPEEWVELGNLCLRADGPRAVAREWLRRC, encoded by the coding sequence ATGCTAAGTCTGATCGTCGCACGCGCCCGCAACGGAGCCATTGGCAAAGATGGAGATATCCCGTGGTCTCTGCCCGAAGATCTGAAGTTTTTCCAACGTGAGACCACGGGCGGCGCGATCATTATGGGGCGCCGTACATGGGAAAGCCTGCCATTTAAACCACTGAAGAACCGCCTGAACTGCGTGGTTTCAAGCGCCGATATCGAAGGGGTGCATGTGGCGCGTGACCCGCATTCGGCCTTGGGCTACTGCGCGGCCGAGGGCTATCGCCGTGTTTATGGCATTGGCGGTGAGGGGATCTACCGCGCACTTCTGCCCTTGGCGGATCGGCTTTTGGTCACCGAACTGGATGTTGAAATTGACAATGCAGATGCCTTCTTCCCCGATTTTGATCCAGAGGAATGGGTTGAACTTGGGAACCTGTGTTTGCGTGCCGATGGCCCGCGGGCCGTCGCACGGGAGTGGCTGCGCCGCTGCTGA
- a CDS encoding cold-shock protein, with the protein MPTGTVKWFNTTKGYGFIAPESGGNDVFVHISAVERSGLTGLADDQKVSFELTEGRDGRQMATDLALL; encoded by the coding sequence ATGCCAACTGGCACCGTGAAATGGTTTAACACCACCAAAGGCTACGGGTTCATCGCCCCGGAGAGCGGCGGTAACGATGTATTCGTTCACATCTCAGCGGTTGAACGCTCCGGCTTGACCGGACTGGCGGACGACCAGAAGGTCAGTTTTGAACTGACAGAAGGGCGCGACGGCCGGCAAATGGCGACCGATCTCGCCCTGCTCTAG
- a CDS encoding ArsC/Spx/MgsR family protein: MLIYGLKNCDTCRKARKALPEAKLVDVREEGVPDAVLAQAHEKFGAALLNTRSTTWRGLDEDARAQDPLALLKAYPALMKRPLIAVDDALFIGWNKEVEAEVKAML; the protein is encoded by the coding sequence GTGTTAATTTATGGGCTGAAAAACTGCGACACCTGCCGCAAGGCTCGAAAAGCGCTGCCAGAAGCGAAGTTGGTCGATGTCCGAGAAGAAGGCGTGCCAGATGCAGTCTTGGCGCAGGCTCATGAGAAGTTTGGTGCTGCGCTGCTTAATACCCGCTCAACGACTTGGCGGGGTTTGGATGAGGATGCTCGCGCGCAAGACCCGCTTGCGCTGCTCAAGGCGTATCCAGCCCTAATGAAGCGCCCTCTGATTGCTGTAGACGATGCGCTTTTTATAGGTTGGAACAAAGAGGTGGAGGCCGAAGTTAAAGCGATGCTTTAA
- a CDS encoding DoxX family membrane protein, protein MSQLLGRYRNATDRLESADWLLSTLARFLFAAVLLVYFVNAGLTKLGDGPLGILSPSTGAYAQIFPRAFEAVGYDSSALGLFHWLVVVAGTLAEFILPVLLVLGLLTRLSALAMIGFVTVQSLTDLFGHGQWSALGSWFDRFPDAHILDQRALWVFLLSVLILKGAGPLSLDRLLAPKT, encoded by the coding sequence ATGAGCCAACTTCTTGGCCGCTATCGCAACGCCACCGACCGCCTTGAATCGGCCGATTGGTTGCTTTCCACCCTTGCCCGTTTCCTCTTTGCAGCGGTGCTGCTGGTCTACTTCGTGAATGCTGGTCTTACCAAACTTGGCGATGGCCCCTTGGGCATCCTCAGCCCCTCCACCGGTGCCTATGCACAAATCTTTCCCCGCGCGTTTGAGGCTGTAGGCTATGACAGTAGCGCGCTTGGGCTGTTTCATTGGCTTGTTGTCGTGGCCGGAACGTTGGCAGAGTTTATCCTGCCCGTTCTGCTCGTGCTGGGTCTACTCACTCGGCTGTCGGCTTTGGCCATGATTGGCTTTGTTACGGTTCAATCGCTGACCGATCTTTTCGGGCATGGCCAGTGGAGCGCGCTTGGCAGCTGGTTTGACAGGTTTCCAGACGCCCACATTCTGGACCAACGCGCGCTTTGGGTTTTCTTACTTTCGGTCCTCATTCTGAAAGGTGCCGGCCCGCTGTCGCTGGATCGACTGCTTGCGCCTAAAACTTAA